The following DNA comes from Microbacterium foliorum.
CCTACAACCGCGACCGGATGCCGACGGAGAGCATCGCCACCGGCACGATCCGCCTGCCCTAGGTTCTGGCCAGCGGCTCCGCGGACATCGCGGCGGCGTCCGTGACCCGCGACAACGAGGCGAATGCCTGAGCGAGGTCGGCGATCAGGTCGTCGACGTTCTCGAGACCGATCGAGAGTCGCAGCACATCCGCATCGGGGCGAGCCTCTGCGGGCACGGGCCGGTGGGTCAGCGCGGCCGGATGCTGGATCAGCGAATCGACACCACCCAGCGACACGGCGTGCGTGAACAGCGATGTCGACGAGGTGACGGCGGATGCCGCGGCATACCCGCCCTGCATCCGCATCGCGATCATGGCCCCGGTGCCGCGCATCTGGCGCGCGAGGATGCCGTCGGGATCCTCATCGAGGCCGGGATAGAAGACCTCCGCGACCTCTGGCCGGTCGATCAGCCACTGCACGATGCGGCGAGCGCTCTCCTGCTGCGCCCGCATGCGCACCGGAAGGGTCGTGAGTCCGCGGTGCAGCAGGTAGGCGCCGAGCGGGTGCAGCAGCCCGCCCGTCACTGCGCGCACGCGGCGCAGCGTCTCTGCGGTCTGCTCGCTGCAGGCCACCACACCGGCGATCACGTCGCCGTGCCCGCCGAGGTACTTCGTGGCGCTGTGCAGCGACATGGCCGCGCCGTGGTCGAGGGGGTTCTGCAGCACGGGCGTCGCGAAGGTGTTGTCGACGACGACGGGGACGCCTCCGGCCTGCGCGACCACCGCGGCGATGTCGGCGATCTCGAGGGTCGGGTTGGCGGGGGTCTCGACCACCACGAGTCCCGTGTCCGGGCGGATCGACGCAGCGACCTCGGCAGGGTGGCAGTACGTGGTCTCGACACCCAGCAGGCCCGAGCCGAGCAGATGGTCGGTGCCGCCGTAGAGGGGGCGCACCGCGACCACGTGGTTCTTGCCGGCAGCCGGTCCGTGCGCGAGGATCACCGCGGTCATCGCCGCCATGCCCGACGCGAAGGCGACCGATGCCTCGGCGTGCTCGAGCTCGGCGAGGGCGTCTTCGAACCGCGCCACGGTCGGGTTCCAGAGCCGCGCGTAGACCATGCTGCCGTCGGCGGGCGGCCGCCCGCCCGTCGCCATCGCCTCGTACGAGTCGCCACCGCGCTCGATATCGGGCAGCGGGTTGGTCGTCGACAGGTCGATCGGCAGCGCGTGGACGCCGAGTCCTTCGAGGTCTGAGCGGCCGCTGTGCACGGCGACGGTGTCTGGATGCAACGGTGCAGTCATGCCTGCCACGTTGCCCGAATCACGATCGATGCGCAGAAATTCGACAGCATCCGTCGTGTTCTGAGTGGTTCCCGATATTCTGAGCGAACATGCGACCACAGGAGGTGCGGGCATTGGCGAAAGCACAACTCGATGAGATCGATCTCGAGATCCTCGCCGTGCTCACCCGCGATGCCGAGGTCACGAACAAGGCTCTCGCGCACGGGCTGGGCCTGGCGGAGTCCACGTGCGCCCATCGCGTGCGAGCGCTGCGTGAGCGCGGGATCATCCGCGACACCCGCGTCCGGATCGACGGGGCGGCTCTCGGCCTGCCCCTGCAGGCGATCATCAAAGTGCGCCTCGCGAATCACACCGGCCCCAAGGTCACGGCGCTCTTCGACGCGCTCGCGAGCATCCCCCGGGTGCTGCAGGTGTTCCACGTCGCGGGTGTCGACGACTTCCTCGTGCACGTCGCGGTGCAGGATGCCACCGCTCTGCGCGACATCGTGCTCGAGCACATCACGATCCACCCCGTGGTCCGCGGCACCGAGACGCAATTGGTGTTCGAGCTCCGCGACGGCGCCGGTCTGCTCGCGCGCTGAGCGGATCGTGGGCGAGGATGGACTGGTCCGTCGAGCAAGGGAGCCCCGAATGAGCCGCAGCGCCACCGCAGCCACGACCGCGATCAGAGAGATGCGCGACTTCCTCTTCGCGAATGCGACGGACTACCCGGCGGCGCGCGAAGGGTTCGTCTGGCCGTCGCCCACCGAGTTCAATTTCGCGCTCGAGTGGTTCGACGTGATCGCGGGCGAGACGCCCGACCGCCCTGCCGTGCAGATCGTGTCGGCCGATCTCAGTCTCGAGTCTTGGACGTACGGCCAGCTGTCGGCCCGCTCAGACCAGGTCGCGGCCTGGCTGACCGGCCTCGGCATCCGACGAGGCGACCACGTCATCGTGATGCTCGGCAACACCATCGAGCTGTGGGAGGTGATGCTCGCCATCACCAAGATCGGCGCGGTGTCGATCCCGACGTCGACCCTGCTCTCGGCATCCGACCTCGCCTACCGCGTCGAGCACGGCAGAGCCCGCGCGATCGTCACGCTCGGCAGCCTCGGTGAGCGCATCGCCGACATCGACGCCGACGTGCTGCGCATCGGAGTGGGTGACGGCGTCCCGTCTGAGTGGACGCGCTTCGACGACTCTTCCAGCGCGCCGACGACCTTCGAACCGGACGCCGCGACGCCGGCCGACGACACGGCCCTGCTCTACTTCACGAGCGGCACGACCAACCGCCCGAAGCTCGTGCAGCACACGCACGTCTCGTATCCCATCGGACACCTGTCGACCATGTGGTGGCTGGGCGTGCGACCCGATGACGTGCACCTGAACATCTCGTCGCCGGGGTGGGCGAAGCATGCATGGTCGAGCTTCTACTCGCCGTTCCTCGCCGAGGCGACGGTCTTCGTCTACAACTACGACCGGTTCGACGCGAACACCCTGATGCAGGTGATGGACACGCACCACGTCTCGACGTTCTGTGCGCCGCCGACGGTGTGGCGGATGCTGATCCAGGCCGACCTCGCGCGACTGACCCACCCGCCGCGCGAGCTCGTGGGGGCCGGCGAGCCGCTGAACCCCGAGGTCATCGACCGGGTGCGCGCGGCGTGGGGCGGCACGATCCGCGACGGCTTCGGCCAGACCGAGATGACGGCCTGCGTGGGCAACTCCCCCGGCCAGGTCGTCAAGGTCGGATCCATGGGGCGCCCGCTGCCCGGGTATCCCGTGGTGCTGCTCGACCCCGCCACCGGTGAGATCGCCGAGCACGAGGGCGAGATCGCACTCGATCTGGCCGACCCGCCGGTCGGGCTCATGGCCGGGTACTACGACGACCCCGACAAGACAGCCGAGTCCCGCGTCGGCGGCTACCACCACACCGGTGACATCGCCCAGCGGGATGCCGACGGGTATCTGACCTACATCGGCCGGGCAGACGACGTGTTCAAAGCCTCCGACTACAAGATCTCACCGTTCGAGCTCGAGTCGGTGCTGTTGGAGCACGACCTCGTGATCGAGGCGGCGGTGATCCCGAGCCCCGACCCGACGCGGCTCGCGGTTCCGAAGGCCTACGTCTGTCTGCGCCCCGACGCGGTCGGTGCCGAGGCCGATGCCGCCCGTTCGATCTTCGCCTACGCGCGCGACCGATTGTCGTCGCACCTGTGGGTGCGGATCATCGAATTCGTCCCCGAGCTGCCCAAGACGATCTCGGGCAAGATCCGGCGCGTCGAGCTGCGCGCCAGAGAGGCCGAGCGCGTGACCTCAGGAGACGAGGGCGCGCAGCACCGCGATCGCGACTACCGCTGACGAGCCCTCAGCCTGCCAGCGCGGGCTGACTGCCCGTGCTCGGCGTCGCCGTCGTGCTGCGCGGCACGGCAACCGGATCCGGTGCGTCGACGAGGGGCTGGACCCGCGCTGCGCGGGCCGCTTCGCGTGCCGGCTCACCGGCGCTCACGATGCCGCGACCCACGGCTCCGATCACCAGCATCACGACGAGCGCCGCGCCTGAGATCAGCAGCGGCGTCCACTGATTCGCGAACGATGCCGTGGAGCTGAGCATCGCGCTCGGAATCCACAGACCGACCGCTCCGCCGGCGAGACCCGCTGCTCCGCGCATGATCGCGACCCCTGCGATGAGCGCACACAGCGCTGCGAGCACAGCTCCCGCCACTCCGATCGGCACCAGAATCGATGCTAGTTCGCTTGCCACCCTTGACGATGTCATCACGACCCCCCGGTCTGCGGAATCTCCGCACTACCAACACTACGAAGTGTCGGCGTGCTGGACATCCATCTCAAGGATGATGTTCTGCAACCGTGACGAGCTGTTCAGCGACGCGTCAACCGCCCGAAACGTGAGGTCTTGACCACTCGCACCGGCTGAGTGACGACCGCATCGACGACCATCGAGCCGTCCGTCGGTCCGATGATCGCCATCGCCGACGTCTCGGTGGACTCGATCGGGTCGACCGGCATGCGAGCGAGCGACCGATGAGCGCGCACATACGCCGGCACCAGCAGCACGATCGCGCCGAGCCAGGCGAGAGGGTTGCTGAGCGCCACGCCCTCGAAGCCGATCATCGCGCCGAGCACGATGGCGGCACCGACGCGCATCACCAGCTCGATCACCCCCGTGACGGTGGGCACGAGGGTGTGGCCGAGGCCCTGCAGCGCACCGCGCAGCACGAACAGCACGCCGAGCGCCCAGTAACCGCATCCGTTGATGATCAGCATGAGGTGTGCGAGGTCGACGACCTCATCCGCTGCGGCGCCCTCGCCGACGAACAGCCGCACCAGGGGCGCACCGAACGCGATGATGACGACTCCGAGCGCGATGCCGGCGGCGATCGCCATCCAGGTGCCCTCTACGACACCGCGGCGGATGCGGTCGGGGCGGCGTCCACCCAGGTTCTGCGCCGTGTACATCGATGAGGCGAGACCCAGCGACGAGAGGAACGCCACGGCGAGGCCGTCGACGCGGGACGCCGTCGTGTAGGCGGCGACGGCATCGGAGCCGAGGGTGTTCAGCGCCACCTGCACGACGAGCGTGCCGATCGCGATGATCGACGCCTGGAAACCCATCGGCAGGCCGAGGCGCAGGTGCTCCCTGAAGTCGTCGCGGGTGACGCGCCAGTCGGCCCGACGCAGGTGCAGCATCGGCAGCCGACGGCGCACGAACTCGAGGCACAGCGCCACCGACACGGCCTGGGCGACGACGGTCGCGAGGGCCGCGCCGCCCACGCCCCAGTCGAGCGGTCCGACCATGAGGATCACGAGGCCGACATTGAGCGCACACGACACCGTGAGGAAGATCAGCGGCGTGCGCGAGTCGCCGATCGCGCGGATGATCGCCGAGAGGTAGTTGAAGAACATCGTCGCGCTGGCGCCGATGAAGCTGATCTGCGTGAAGACCGTGGCCTCGGGCATGAGCTCGGCCGGCGTCTGCAGCAGGGCGAGCGTCGGTGCCGCGATCAACGGCGCGACGATCGTGAGCACCACGCTGGTGATGCCGGTCAGGATCACGCCCGTCGCGACCGAGCGGCGCACCGCCGCACCGTCACCCGCGCCGAACGCCTGCGCGATGGGGATCGCGAAGCCGCTCGTCAGACCCCAGGCGAAGCCGATCAGCAGGAACAGCAGGCTGCCGGTCGCGCCGACGGCGGCGAGAGACTCGACGCCGAGGTGCCGGCCGACGACGACGGCATCGGCGAACTGGTACATCTGCTGCACGACATTGCCGAGCAGCAGGGGGATCGAGAACGACAGGATGACGCGCCACGGGCGGCCCGTGGTGAGGGAGGTGGCCATGAGAGGAGCGGCTCGCAGAACTGGGGGATGATCGGGGGTCGAACAAGGATATCGAATCGATTCGGTTAACTGCCATCCCTGATCGGCCATTACGGTCGGAAGGATGCCGCAGCGGGACGCGGCACCCGATACCGGAGGATCGAGCGATGACGACAGAGAGAACACGGGGATCCGTCGGGGTGGACGCGACCGCCGGGGGCGACGGCGACGGCGACGACCAGCACCTGAAGAGGGCCCTGAGCAACCGCCACATCCAGCTGCTCGCGATCGGCGGTGCGATCGGCACCGGCCTGTTCATGGGCAGCGGCAAGACGATCTCGGTCGCCGGCCCCTCGGTGATCTTCGTCTACATGATCATCGGCTTCATGCTCTTCTTCGTCATGCGGGCGATGGGCGAGCTGCTGCTGTCGAACCTCAAGTACAAGTCGTTCAGCGACTTCGCGAGCGATCTGCTCGGCCCGTGGGCCGGCTTCTTCACCGGATGGACGTACTGGTTCTGCTGGGTCGTCACCGGAGTCGCCGATGTGATCGCGATCGCCGGATACTCGGATGCGCTGATCCCCGGCATCCCGTTGTGGATCCCCGGAGTCCTCGTGATCGTCATCCTGCTCGCGCTGAACCTGCCCACCGTCGCCGCCTTCGGCGAGATGGAGTTCTGGTTCGCGCTGATCAAGATCATCGCGATCGTCGCGCTCATCGTCACCGGTCTCGTGATGATCTTCACCGGCTTCCAGCACGATGCGGGAACCGCGAGCTTCAGCAACCTGTGGGACCACGGCGGCATGTTCCCGCACGGCTTCATGGGCTTCGTCGCGGGCTTCCAGATCGCGGTGTTCGCGTTCGTCGGCGTCGAGCTCGTCGGCACCGCCGCAGCCGAGACCAAGGACCCCGAGAAGAACCTCCCCAAGGCGATCAACGCGATCCCGATCCGCATCCTGCTCTTCTACGTGGGTGCGCTCGTGATCCTGATGGCCGTCACCCCGTGGACCGAGTACGTCGCCGGCGAGAGCCCGTTCATCGCGATGTTCGCCCTCGCGGGCCTCGGCATCGCCGCGACGGTCGTCAACCTCGTGGTGCTGACCTCGGCCATGTCGAGCGCCAACTCGGGCATCTACTCGACGTCGCGCATGGTCTTCGGTCTCGCGAAAGACGGCGACGCACCGCGCATCTTCGGTCGCCTCTCGAAGCGAAGGGTGCCGCAGAATGCGCTGTTCCTGTCGTGCATCCTGCTGTTCTCGGGGGTCGTGCTGCTCTACGCGGGTGAAGACATCGGCACCGCGTTCGACATGGTGACCACGGTGTCGGCCGTCTGCTTCATGTTCGTGTGGACGATCTTCCTGTGCAGCTACCTCGTCTACCGCCGCCGGCGGCCCGAGAAGGTCGCGGCGTCGAAGTTCCGGATGCCGGGCGGCGTCTTCATGGTCTACGTGGTGCTCGCGTTCTTCGTGTTCATCCTCTGGGCACTGACGACCCAGCCAGACACCCTTACCGCGCTGCTGGTGACGCCGATCTGGTTCGCACTGCTGTTCGTTTCGTGGCTGTTCGTGCGCAAGTCGCAGAACCATCTGACCCGTCACGCAGCGCACATCGCGTACCTGCGCGACGACTCCCCGGAGTAGCCGCGGGCGGATGAGGGAGGGGCTGACAGCCCCTCCCTCATCGTCGAGGCCGCGCGTAGCGTCGGTCTCGACGAAAGGACACCGCATGCACACTCGCACACTCGGACAGGGACTCGAGGTCTCGGCAGTCGGACTCGGCTGCATGGGAATGTCACAGAGCTACGGGCCGAACCCCGGCACCCGCGACGAGATGATCGCCGTGCTGCGCTCGGCGCTCGACCTCGGAGTCACGTTCTTCGACACCGCAGAGGTCTACGGCCCGTATGTGAATGAGGAGCTGGTCGGCGAGGCTCTCGAGCCGATCCGCGACCAGGTCGTCATCGCGACGAAGTTCGGCTGGCGCATCGAAGACGGCAAGAGCGTCGGCCTCGACAGCCGGCCGGAGCAGATCCGCCGCGTCGCCGAGCAGTCGCTGCGTCGCCTGCGCTCCGACGTGATCGACCTCTTCTACCAGCACCGCGTCGACCCCGACGTGCCGATCGAAGACGTCGCCGGCACGGTGGCCGAGCTGATCGCAGAGGGCAAGGTGCGGCACTTCGGGCTGTCCGAGGCATCGGCCTCGACGATCCGCCGGGCACATGCCGTGCAGCCGGTCACCGCGCTGCAGAGCGAGTACTCGCTGTGGACGCGCGACCCTGAGGCCGAGGTCCTGCCCGCCCTCGGCGAGCTCGGCATCGGCTTCGTGCCCTTCAGCCCGCTCGGCAAGGGGTTCCTCACCGGCACGGTCGATCGCAGCACTTCATTCGCTGAAGGTGACATCCGCGGCACGATCCCGCGCTTCAGCGAGGAGAACCGGGCAGCGAACCAGGCGCTGGTGGGCCACGTCGCCTCACTCGCGGAGGCCAAGGATGCCTCGCCCGGTCAGATAGCCCTCGCCTGGCTGCTGGCTCGCGAACCGTGGATCGTGCCGATTCCCGGCACCCGACGCACCTCTCGCATCGCCGAGAACGTCGGAGCGACGGCTGTGGCGCTGTCGGCCGACGAGATGGCGGATCTCGACCGGCTCGCCGACCGGGTCGGGGTGCGGGGAGACCGGTACAACCCGCAGCAGATGTCGTTCGTCGATCGTTGAGCGCGCGAGAGCGCTGGGTAGTCTGAGGCGGATGACTCCGCCCCGCAGCTACCCGGCCACGATCGCCGCACCCGTGGAGCACGAACTCGTCATCAAGAAGTCGCGGTTCATCGCACGGGTCGAGCCGGTCGCCTCGGTCGAGGATGCGGATGCCGTGATCGCGCGCATCCGCAAGCAGTGGTGGGATGCGCGGCACAACTGCACCGCGATGGTCACCGGTCTGCTCGGCGATCAGGCGCGCTCGTCGGATGACGGCGAGCCGTCCGGCACTGCGGGGGTGCCGATGCTCGAGGTGCTGCGACGGCGAGAGCTGACCGACGTCGTCGCCGTCGTGACCCGCTACTTCGGCGGCGTGAAGCTCGGTGCCGGCGGGCTCGTGCGCGCGTACTCGTCGGCCGTCTCGGAGACCTTCGATCTCGCATCGCTCGTGCACCGGCAGTCCCTCACTCAGGTGACGATCGACGTCGCACAGGCGGATGCCGGACGCTTCGACAACCTTCTGCGCGACTGGGTGCCGCGTCACGGCGCGACGCTCGGTGATCCGCGTTACGGGGCGCTGGCCACATTCGAGGTGTGGGTGCCCGCGCAGGAGCTCGAGCGACTCGCGGATGACATCGCCGCGGCATCCGCCGGCTCCGTGGTGCCGGTGATCGGCGTCGAGCGCGTCGTGGACGTGCCGGCCTGACCTCGACCGCGGCGCCCGGCTGATCCACAACAGCGTCCGGATATTCTGGATGCCGCGATCTCGGAAGGAGAGCGATGTTCGACAGCCCGCTCTCGGCTTCTGCCTACGAGATCCTCGGTGTGGACCCGACCGTCGACGACGACGAGCTGCGGCGCGCCTACCGTCGTCGCCTGCGCCAGACGCACCCGGACACGGGTGGCGACGCCGCCGTGTTCATCCAGGTGCAGCGGGCGTGGGAGCTGATCGGCACCCCCGAGGGCCGCGCGGCCTACGACCGCCGTTCCGGCGCGCACCCCGGCATCCCGGCCGAACCGGAGTGGAACGGCTGGCGCCCGCAGTCGGCAGCCCGCACCGACACCCGCCCCCGGGCACGGTCGTACGGCCACCCGGGCGGCTGGCGCCGAGAGCGCTACCTGTCGCTGATCCGCGAATGGGCCGGCCGCGGCGTCGAGGTGCCCGACCCCTATGACCCTGCGCTCGTGCGCTCGGCCCCACGTGACCTGCGTCGCCTGCTGGCCGATGCTCTCGCCGAAGAGGCGACCGCCCGCACGGTGAGCGCGCTCGGCATGGGCTTCACGGTGTGGCACGACGTGGCCACAGGAGCGGACGCCGACGACAAGCTCGACCATGTCGTGCTCAGCCCGTCCGGCCTCTACGGCATCATGTCGGAGGACTTCGGCGGGGTCGTCGGGTTCCGGCGAGGCGAGATCACCGGCCCGAGCCTCGGCACACGCGCGCCCGTCACCGCCGCTCTCGCGCGCATGCGCACCGTCGCCAAGGCCGCCCGCGTGAAGTTCGGCGGACTCATCATGGTGCTCCCCGACGATGATCTGGCCCAGGCTGTCACGCCGCTGGGCAGCAGCCGCGGCGTGCCCGTCGTGGTCGTGCGTCGCAGCGCGCTCTCGATGGTGCTGCGCCAGGGAGTCCCCGGCGCCCGTGCCATCGGCGGCAACGAGCTCTTCGACGTGCGCACCCGACTGCAGCAGACCGTCACCTTCGTCTGACGCGGGGCCTCCTGAGATCGAGAGGAGCTCTTGACCGCGATCGTCAAACCGGTTTACACTCGCCTCACCCGCATTCGTCAAACCGGTTAAATCCTGCTGGCCGGATGCCGATGGTCAGCCCGATGTTCCACGAGGAGGTGGCATGAGCCGCACGACGATCGCCGACGTCGCCCGCGAAGCCGGCGTCACCAAGGCCACCGTCTCGCACGCGATGAGCGGCAAGCGGCCCATCTCCGACGACACCAGGGCCAAGGTGCTCGCCGCCGCCGAGAAGCTCAACTGGGTGCCGAGCCAGAGCGCCCGCGCGCTGGCCACCCAGAAGGCCAACGCGATCGCGGTGGTGCTGGCCCGAGACCCTGAGGTCATCGCGAACGACTCGTTCTTCCCCGCGTTCATCGCCGGTGTCGAGTCGGTGCTGGCCGAGACCGAGACCGCCCTGATCCTGCAGGTGGTTCCCGATCGCGCAGCCGAAGAGCGGGCCTACCGGTCGCTCAGTCACGGTCGCGCGGATGGCGCCCTGCTGCTCGACCTGAGGAACGATGACTGGCGCGTGCCGCTGCTCGAAGAGCTCGACCTCCCGTCGGTGCTGGTCGGCGCCTACGAGCAGCCGACCAGGTTCTCCTGCGTGCGCACCGATGACGACTCACCCGTGCGCGAGATCATCGCTCACCTGCGCACCGAGGGGCATGAGCGCATCGCGCACGTCTCGGGTCCGCTCGACTACGTGCACTCGCGGGTGCGGGCTGATGCCTACATCGCCGCCGTGGGCGGCGATGCTCTGCTGCGCGAAGGCGACTTCACCGCCTCGAGCGGCCGCGAGCGCACCGCCGAACTGCTCGCGCTGCCCGAGCGCCCGACCGCCATCCTGTACTCGAACGACACCATGGCGATCGCCGGGCTGTCATTCGCACGGTCGAGCGGCCTCAGCATCCCCCGGGATCTCGCGATCGCCGGCTTCGACGACGACCACCTCTCGGCTCATCTCTCCCCCGCGTTGACGAGCGTCTCATCGGGCCCTGCCGCGCGAGGACGCGCCGCCGCCCGCCTGCTGCAGGCCGACATCCTCGGTGCCGAGCCGCGCACAGAGGTCGTCGACTGCAACGTCGTGCACTTCCGGGAGAGCACCACCCGCTAGACGATCGCCCGAACCATCGCGTCAAGGAGGACAACATGAAGAAGAAGATCCGCGCAGCAGCGCTCCTGGGAGCCGTCGCACTGGTCGCCACCGGCTGCTCGTCCGGTGGCGGAGGCGGCGATGCCTCGGCCGAGGGCACCGGCTCGATCGACATCTGGCTGTCGAACAACGAACAGGAGGTCGCCTGGGGCACCGCCGTGGTCGACGCCTGGAACGCCGAGCACCCCGACGAGCAGGTCAACGCTCAGGAGATCCCCGCCGGTTCGTCGTCGGAAGAGGCGATCACCGCGGCCATCACCGCCGGCACCGCGCCGTGCCTCGTCTACAACGTGGCTCCGGCTGCGGTCTCAGGCTGGGTCAAGCAGGGCGGACTCGTCGACCTCAGCTCCATGGAGGGCGGCAGCGACTACATCACCGAGCGCGGTGGAGAGGTCGACTCGTACGCGACCGACGGCAGCTTCTATCAGCTGCCGTGGAAGTCGAACCCGGTCATGGTGATGTACAACAAAGCCCTCTTCGAGGCGGCGGGCATCGACCCCGAAGACCCCCAGATGGCCTCGTACGACGACTTCCTCGCCGGGTCACGGGCGATCGTGGAATCCGGCGTGCAGAGCGCGATCTGGCCGGCGCCGACCAGCGAGTTCTACCAGCCCTGGTTCGATTTCTACCCGCTCTATCTCGCCGAGACCGACGGCACGATGCTCGTCGAAGACGGCACAGCGACGGTCGACTCGGATGCCGGGCGCGAGGTCGCCGAGTTCTGGAAGACCTTCTACGACGAGAAGCTCTCGCCCAACGAGGCCTCGACCGATGACGCGATGTCGGCCGGCACGACCGCGATGCAGCTCGCCGGCCCGTGGGCCATCCCGTCGTATGCCGAGACCGTCGACGTCGGGTTCATGCCCGTGCCGACGAGCGACGGCCGCGAGAACCCGACCACCTTCGCCGACTCGAAGAGCGTGTCGATGTTCACCGCGTGCGAGAACCAGGGCACCGCGTGGGAGTTCCTGAAGTTCTCGACGAGCGTCGACAGCGACGGACAGCTGCTCGAGGCGACGGGCCAGATGCCGATGCGCACCGACCTCACCGAGACCTACGCCGACTACTTCGACGCGAACCCGAACTACGTGGCGTTCGCCGAGCAGGCCGAGGCCACGGCAGACGTGCCCAGCATCCCCAACTCGGTCGAGGCCTGGCAGGCCTTCCGCGACGAGTACTCCGCCGCCGTGATCTTCGGCAAGGAGTCGGTCGACGACTTCCTGAAGAACGCCACGACGAAGATCGACGACCTCGTCGCCGAGTGATGAGCCCGTCATGACGCTCCGAGACGACGCCGTCGCGGACGTGGCCGGGGGCACTGCAGCCCCGGCCCCGTCCGCGGGCCGGCCACCGAGGGCGCGGTTGCGCACCCGACTCCTGGGTGCGCAACCGATCGGCGGCCTGTTCGCCCTGCCGTACCTGATCTTCGTGCTGGCGATCTTCGCGTTCCCGCTGGGATTCGCGGTCTACATCGCCTTCCACGACTACTTCTTCACGGCCCCCAACGTCGAAGTCGAGCGACCGTTCGTGGGCTTCGACAACTTCGTGACCGTGCTCACCGACCCGAGGGTTCTCGGATCGTTCCGCAACACCCTGATCTTCCTCGTCATCAACGTGCCGCTCACCGCCGTGCTCTCGCTCGTGCTCGCGGCGGCGCTGAACACCGGCATCCGCTGGGTCGCCGCCTACCGCGTGGCGTTCTACGTGCCGTATCTGACGGCGAGCGTCTCGCTCGTCGGAGTGTGGATGCTGCTGTTCTCGGGCAACGGTCTGATCAACACGATCCTCGGGCCACTCGCCCCCGATCCGTCATGGTTGGTGAACAGCGGTCTCGCGATGCCGATGATCGCGCTGTACGTCACGTGGAAGCAGCTGGGCTTCTACATCCTGCTGTACCTCGCAGCGCTGCAGAACGTGCCGAAAGAGCTCTACGAATCGGCCGAGACCGACGGTGCCGGCGCGTTCTCGCGCTTCTGGAACGTCACGGTTCCCGGTGTGCGCAGCGCCACCACGCTCGTGCTGATCCTGTCGATCATCACCGGAGCGAA
Coding sequences within:
- a CDS encoding trans-sulfuration enzyme family protein is translated as MTAPLHPDTVAVHSGRSDLEGLGVHALPIDLSTTNPLPDIERGGDSYEAMATGGRPPADGSMVYARLWNPTVARFEDALAELEHAEASVAFASGMAAMTAVILAHGPAAGKNHVVAVRPLYGGTDHLLGSGLLGVETTYCHPAEVAASIRPDTGLVVVETPANPTLEIADIAAVVAQAGGVPVVVDNTFATPVLQNPLDHGAAMSLHSATKYLGGHGDVIAGVVACSEQTAETLRRVRAVTGGLLHPLGAYLLHRGLTTLPVRMRAQQESARRIVQWLIDRPEVAEVFYPGLDEDPDGILARQMRGTGAMIAMRMQGGYAAASAVTSSTSLFTHAVSLGGVDSLIQHPAALTHRPVPAEARPDADVLRLSIGLENVDDLIADLAQAFASLSRVTDAAAMSAEPLART
- a CDS encoding Lrp/AsnC family transcriptional regulator — encoded protein: MRALAKAQLDEIDLEILAVLTRDAEVTNKALAHGLGLAESTCAHRVRALRERGIIRDTRVRIDGAALGLPLQAIIKVRLANHTGPKVTALFDALASIPRVLQVFHVAGVDDFLVHVAVQDATALRDIVLEHITIHPVVRGTETQLVFELRDGAGLLAR
- a CDS encoding AMP-binding protein, producing the protein MSRSATAATTAIREMRDFLFANATDYPAAREGFVWPSPTEFNFALEWFDVIAGETPDRPAVQIVSADLSLESWTYGQLSARSDQVAAWLTGLGIRRGDHVIVMLGNTIELWEVMLAITKIGAVSIPTSTLLSASDLAYRVEHGRARAIVTLGSLGERIADIDADVLRIGVGDGVPSEWTRFDDSSSAPTTFEPDAATPADDTALLYFTSGTTNRPKLVQHTHVSYPIGHLSTMWWLGVRPDDVHLNISSPGWAKHAWSSFYSPFLAEATVFVYNYDRFDANTLMQVMDTHHVSTFCAPPTVWRMLIQADLARLTHPPRELVGAGEPLNPEVIDRVRAAWGGTIRDGFGQTEMTACVGNSPGQVVKVGSMGRPLPGYPVVLLDPATGEIAEHEGEIALDLADPPVGLMAGYYDDPDKTAESRVGGYHHTGDIAQRDADGYLTYIGRADDVFKASDYKISPFELESVLLEHDLVIEAAVIPSPDPTRLAVPKAYVCLRPDAVGAEADAARSIFAYARDRLSSHLWVRIIEFVPELPKTISGKIRRVELRAREAERVTSGDEGAQHRDRDYR
- a CDS encoding MATE family efflux transporter, with translation MATSLTTGRPWRVILSFSIPLLLGNVVQQMYQFADAVVVGRHLGVESLAAVGATGSLLFLLIGFAWGLTSGFAIPIAQAFGAGDGAAVRRSVATGVILTGITSVVLTIVAPLIAAPTLALLQTPAELMPEATVFTQISFIGASATMFFNYLSAIIRAIGDSRTPLIFLTVSCALNVGLVILMVGPLDWGVGGAALATVVAQAVSVALCLEFVRRRLPMLHLRRADWRVTRDDFREHLRLGLPMGFQASIIAIGTLVVQVALNTLGSDAVAAYTTASRVDGLAVAFLSSLGLASSMYTAQNLGGRRPDRIRRGVVEGTWMAIAAGIALGVVIIAFGAPLVRLFVGEGAAADEVVDLAHLMLIINGCGYWALGVLFVLRGALQGLGHTLVPTVTGVIELVMRVGAAIVLGAMIGFEGVALSNPLAWLGAIVLLVPAYVRAHRSLARMPVDPIESTETSAMAIIGPTDGSMVVDAVVTQPVRVVKTSRFGRLTRR
- the cycA gene encoding D-serine/D-alanine/glycine transporter, whose product is MTTERTRGSVGVDATAGGDGDGDDQHLKRALSNRHIQLLAIGGAIGTGLFMGSGKTISVAGPSVIFVYMIIGFMLFFVMRAMGELLLSNLKYKSFSDFASDLLGPWAGFFTGWTYWFCWVVTGVADVIAIAGYSDALIPGIPLWIPGVLVIVILLALNLPTVAAFGEMEFWFALIKIIAIVALIVTGLVMIFTGFQHDAGTASFSNLWDHGGMFPHGFMGFVAGFQIAVFAFVGVELVGTAAAETKDPEKNLPKAINAIPIRILLFYVGALVILMAVTPWTEYVAGESPFIAMFALAGLGIAATVVNLVVLTSAMSSANSGIYSTSRMVFGLAKDGDAPRIFGRLSKRRVPQNALFLSCILLFSGVVLLYAGEDIGTAFDMVTTVSAVCFMFVWTIFLCSYLVYRRRRPEKVAASKFRMPGGVFMVYVVLAFFVFILWALTTQPDTLTALLVTPIWFALLFVSWLFVRKSQNHLTRHAAHIAYLRDDSPE
- a CDS encoding aldo/keto reductase, whose amino-acid sequence is MHTRTLGQGLEVSAVGLGCMGMSQSYGPNPGTRDEMIAVLRSALDLGVTFFDTAEVYGPYVNEELVGEALEPIRDQVVIATKFGWRIEDGKSVGLDSRPEQIRRVAEQSLRRLRSDVIDLFYQHRVDPDVPIEDVAGTVAELIAEGKVRHFGLSEASASTIRRAHAVQPVTALQSEYSLWTRDPEAEVLPALGELGIGFVPFSPLGKGFLTGTVDRSTSFAEGDIRGTIPRFSEENRAANQALVGHVASLAEAKDASPGQIALAWLLAREPWIVPIPGTRRTSRIAENVGATAVALSADEMADLDRLADRVGVRGDRYNPQQMSFVDR